The Synechococcus sp. WH 8016 genome contains the following window.
CGCCAAGATGGGCCATGAACCGCTGACGCCGCTCGGCGTAACCCTGAGCATCAATTGGGAGCGAACTATGAACCACGACGGAGACAGGGCACCAGGTAAACGTCAGGATGGCAGGCAAAGCATCCAGGCATGACTCACGACCTGCTGATCCTGATTCTGCTTGTGGTCGTGGTCCTCACAGGATCCGCCTTGTGTTCTGGCGTCGAAGCCGCTCTGCTCTCCGTGAACGCTGTTCGCGTTCTCGAACTCGCCGGTCGATCCAAACCGGTATCCGGTGCACGGAGATTGGCCCAGCTCCGTCAGCGACTCGGCCGGACCCTGTCGGTTCTGGTGATTGCAAACAACGGCTTCAATATTTTCGGCAGTTTGATGCTCGGTGGTTACGCCGCTTGGCTGTTCGAAGACATGGGCATCAGCGCCGTAGCTCTGCCCCTGTTCTCCATTGGTCTCACCGTGCTGGTGATTCTTTTGGGGGAGATCCTCCCCAAGGCGATCGGCACCCGCCTGGCGCTGCCTGTTTCACTCGCGAGTGCTCCGGTCTTGCACCTGCTTGGCGTTCTCATGCGTCCGCTCGTCCTTCTTCTGGAAAGACTGCTGCCGGCCTTAACCCAGGAAAGCGAACTCAACACAGACGAAGAGGAGATTCGACTGCTGGCCCGTATGGGGTCCCAAACCGGCCAAATCGAAGCGGATGAAGCCGCGATGATCGCCAAGGTGTTCCAACTCAACGACCTCACCGCGAGGGATTTGATGACACCAAGGGTTGCTGCTCCGAGCTT
Protein-coding sequences here:
- a CDS encoding CNNM domain-containing protein gives rise to the protein MTHDLLILILLVVVVLTGSALCSGVEAALLSVNAVRVLELAGRSKPVSGARRLAQLRQRLGRTLSVLVIANNGFNIFGSLMLGGYAAWLFEDMGISAVALPLFSIGLTVLVILLGEILPKAIGTRLALPVSLASAPVLHLLGVLMRPLVLLLERLLPALTQESELNTDEEEIRLLARMGSQTGQIEADEAAMIAKVFQLNDLTARDLMTPRVAAPSLDGASTLMQLRSALLENEAQWWVVLGDAVDKVLGVASRDRLLAALVQNQGQLTPADLSEPVEFVPEMIRADRLLTAFRRDNSGVRVVVDEFGGFVGVIGPDAVLAVLAGWWRKSAGANGAS